TGGAATTGTCCGGTAGCCTCTCCGACAACCAGTTCGGCTTCAGGGGGGGGTCGATCGACTATGGACGCGATCCTGAGGTTGAGGCGCATCGTGCATGAGGAATGTGAGACGGATGGAATCGTCGTCGCGGTCGCGTTTGACATAAAAAACGCCTTCAACACGCTTCCGTGGAGGGTTATTCGCTCGGCCATGATCTCCATGGAGTTCCCGGGTTACCTTTGCAGGATCGTCGGCGAGTATTTGTCCGAAAGAAATTTGGTGTACACCGACTCGGAGGGCGGTAAGCGGAGCCGAGGGGTCTTTTGCGGTGTCCCGCAGGGTTCGGTCCTCGGACCGACCCTGTGGAACATCGGTTACAATAGCGTGCTGGGCCTTGCTCTTCTGGCTGGCTGCAGTCTGATTGGCTACGCGGACGACACTATCCTACTCGCCTCGGGGGAGAATTTAAGCGCGGCGTCTCACAAGGCGATGGTCGCGGCTGGTATAGTTGTAGGGGAGATCAAGAGGCTGGGTCTCGAGATTTCGCCGCACAAGACGGAGGCGATGGCCTTCCCCGCCTGTGCAGTTGGACATGGTTCCCATAAATtgatagttaaaaataaagaggTTGTTATAGCGCGAACAGTAAAATATCTAGGTGTTCTTTTGGACGGAGACTGGAGATTCACgcaacattttgaaaaactaTACAATAAGGTGAATAGGACTGTTAATTATCTCAGGGGAATCATGCCCAACTGCAAGGGCCCAaacgaaaagaagagaaagctGTATTTAAACGTAGTCCTCTCAATGATTTTGTACGGCGCTCCTGTGTGGGCGGATTCTTTTCGGGAAAACAAAAAGGCGAGAACTTTAATGACAGGCTTAATAAGGAGAATTACTCAACGAGTCTGCTGCGCTTACCGCACGGTCTCCTTTGTGGCGGCGTCCATGTTATCAAGGACCCCACCGTTAGAATATCAGGCCTAACGACTGGCGGCTGTGTATTCCCGATTGAGAGTTTCCATCGATGAGGGAACAGTGATTTCCCCTGATGTTAGGGTAAGATGGCAGCTCGAAGTGAGAGATCAGGCACTGCGGGATTAGAGGTTTAGTTTGTTAGACAGAAACGACAATCACCCAAGTTATAGACTACGCAACGCGCTTGTAAATAGGTTGTATGATTGGGTAAACAGAAGACACGGGTGGATTACGTACCACATGACCCAATTCTTAACGGGACACGGATGTTTCAGCGAATTTTTGCACAGAATTGGTAGAGCGGACTCCGAGTATTGTCATCATTGTCTCGATGAGATCGATACAGCGCAGCATACCCTCGAATCCTGCAGTTCCTGGGACGCTGAGAGAGACGAACTGACGCGGATTATCCAGACTATAATAGACTCTATTCTGGATAGTGTAGACAAATGGAGGGCCTTCTCGACCTTCTGCACACGGGTATTGACCTGTAAAGAGGCGGCAGAAAGGGAGAGACAGGCGGCGAACAGGGCTCAGGTGTTCGAGCATCTGGACTCTGAAACCTCAGAATAGGATGgtctttcttaattttaatttcttaaatttaaacttaGCAACTGCGTCTATATACATACTTACCAAACGGAATTAGTCCATAGGTCAATATCAGAACATAGGTTATACTTACCACATTACATTGTAAAGGGCAGCTCGGGTGCCAGTGCGggtgtatgtatttatttatttattatacatatacatatacaagaGC
The window above is part of the Linepithema humile isolate Giens D197 chromosome 8, Lhum_UNIL_v1.0, whole genome shotgun sequence genome. Proteins encoded here:
- the LOC105676848 gene encoding uncharacterized protein, with product MTQFLTGHGCFSEFLHRIGRADSEYCHHCLDEIDTAQHTLESCSSWDAERDELTRIIQTIIDSILDSVDKWRAFSTFCTRVLTCKEAAERERQAANRAQVFEHLDSETSE